Proteins co-encoded in one Marmota flaviventris isolate mMarFla1 chromosome 9, mMarFla1.hap1, whole genome shotgun sequence genomic window:
- the LOC139706926 gene encoding lysine-specific demethylase 4D-like produces the protein MKSAHSSTQTSSSTIMTFHPTMEEFSDFNNYIAYMESQGAHRAGLAKVIPPKEWRARQSYDDVSDILIATPLQQVVSGKAGMFTQYHKKKKAMTVREYHLLADSEKYRTPLHLNFEDLERKYWKNRLYDSPIYGADISGSLFDENTKEWNLGHLGTILDLLEQECGVVIEGVNTPYLYFGMWKATFAWHTEDMDLYSINYLHFGEPKTWYAVPPEHGQRLERLARDLFPGSSQCCEAFLRHKVALISPTVLHENGIPFNSVTQEAGEFMVTFPYGYHAGFNHGFNCAEAINFATPRWIDYGKVASQCSCGKFRVSFSMDPFVRILQPERYELWKCGQDRAVVDHTEPTAPGRQAMTTWRDVLSRRKESPSLTHFPLWQDPAALDHNKPTPSAKERQVPGRLAPSLRHLRRQRKRCLKCPVATGCGSRGCTPICPASCSISSPNGYMQPRTAVKGCFPKSGRIGSRTKTANRLSSWELEAPDPTVMTQTKGLLMVATGNTASGSEHQPLLEDRALMNDSVSVKAGPYFPAKASGCCCAPDLQPLGPPLDPDEPMHPGPCLQSLDNFMLNLPEIVPLTPPDIIPPVRVAKDATGDCMTPAELVGSDHFYSSMFLDPVEVSRICLPLEGFEPLTLEKPWPPMDGLNLGY, from the coding sequence ATGAAGTCTGCTCACTCTAGTACCCAGACAAGTAGTTCCACCATTATGACATTCCATCCAACCATGGAAGAATTCTCAGATTTCAACAATTATATTGCCTACATGGAATCCCAAGGGGCACACAGAGCTGGCCTGGCCAAGGTAATTCCACCCAAGGAATGGAGAGCCAGGCAGTCCTATGATGATGTCAGTGACATCTTAATAGCCACTCCCCTGCAGCAGGTGGTCTCTGGGAAGGCAGGTATGTTCACTCAataccacaaaaagaagaaagccaTGACGGTGAGAGAGTATCACCTCCTGGCAGACAGTGAAAAGTATAGAACTCCCCTTCACCTGAATTTTGAAGATCTGGAGAGAAAGTACTGGAAGAACCGCCTCTATGACTCACCAATTTATGGTGCGGACATCAGTGGCTCCTTATTTGATGAGAACACTAAAGAGTGGAACCTGGGACACCTGGGAACCATTCTAGACCTGTTGGAACAGGAATGTGGAGTTGTCATTGAGGGTGTCAACACGCCCTACCTGTACTTTGGCATGTGGAAGGCCACTTTTGCATGGCACACGGAGGACATGGACCTTTACAGCATCAACTACTTGCACTTTGGGGAGCCCAAAACGTGGTATGCGGTGCCCCCTGAACACGGGCAGCGCCTGGAGCGCCTGGCCAGGGACCTTTTCCCGGGCAGTTCACAGTGCTGTGAGGCTTTCCTGCGGCACAAAGTGGCCCTCATCTCGCCTACAGTCCTCCATGAGAATGGCATTCCCTTCAACAgcgtgactcaggaggctggtgAGTTCATGGTGACATTTCCCTATGGCTACCATGCTGGCTTCAACCATGGCTTCAACTGTGCGGAGGCCATCAATTTCGCCACTCCGCGATGGATTGATTATGGCAAAGTGGCGTCTCAGTGCAGCTGTGGGAAGTTCAGGGTCAGCTTCTCCATGGACCCCTTTGTGCGCATCCTGCAACCAGAGCGCTATGAGCTGTGGAAATGCGGGCAAGACAGGGCGGTAGTGGACCACACTGAGCCTACAGCGCCTGGTAGACAGGCGATGACCACCTGGAGGGACGTCCTTTCACGTAGGAAAGAGTCCCCCAGCCTGACACATTTCCCACTCTGGCAAGACCCAGCAGCTCTGGACCACAACAAGCCCACCCCATCAGCAAAAGAGAGACAGGTTCCTGGGAGACTGGCGCCTAGCCTGAGACACCTCCGCAGGCAGCGAAAAAGATGCCTCAAATGTCCTGTAGCCACAGGCTGTGGGAGTCGTGGCTGCACCCCAATATGTCCTGCGTCCTGTAGCATATCATCCCCAAATGGTTATATGCAGCCCAGGACTGCAGTTAAGGGTTGCTTCCCAAAGTCTGGAAGGATCGGGTCACGGACCAAAACTGCCAATCGTCTTTCTTCTTGGGAATTGGAGGCTCCTGACCCTACTGTCATGACACAGACCAAAGGACTCCTAATGGTGGCCACAGGGAACACAGCTTCAGGTTCTGAGCATCAGCCCTTGCTTGAGGATAGAGCTTTGATGAACGATTCTGTATCTGTGAAAGCTGGGCCCTATTTTCCTGCCAAGGCTTCTGGATGTTGCTGTGCCCCTGATCTTCAACCCTTGGGTCCCCCACTGGATCCTGACGAACCAATGCACCCTGGCCCATGCTTGCAATCTCTGGATAACTTCATGCTGAATCTCCCTGAAATTGTCCCACTGACTCCTCCTGACATCATTCCACCTGTAAGAGTTGCCAAGGATGCTACTGGGGACTGCATGACACCTGCTGAGCTTGTAGGCTCCGACCACTTTTATTCCTCTATGTTTCTGGATCCAGTGGAGGTCTCCAGGATCTGCTTGCCACTAGAGGGATTTGAACCTTTGACTTTGGAGAAGCCTTGGCCACCGATGGATGGTCTTAATCTTGGctactga